A stretch of Equus caballus isolate H_3958 breed thoroughbred chromosome 11, TB-T2T, whole genome shotgun sequence DNA encodes these proteins:
- the VMO1 gene encoding vitelline membrane outer layer protein 1 homolog, with product MERVAGAKLLLLLLSATCWGRARADGLRGYKSVIEVTNGGPWGHWAWPEMCPDGFFASGFSLKVEPQQGIPGDDTALNGIRLHCARGNAELNTHVVESESGRWGAWSGPLWCPGGGFLVAFSLRVEAPMTPGDNTAANNVRFRCSDGTVLEGPGLAWGDYGDWSDPCPKGVCGLQTKVERPRGLRDDTAVNDARFFCCQS from the exons ATGGAGCGGGTCGCGGGAgccaagctgctgctgctgctgctgtcggCGACTTGCTGGGGACGTGCACGAGCAGATGGGCTGAGAGGCTACAAGTCGGTCATCGAGGTGACCAACGGAGGCCCCTGGGGCCACTGGGCCTGGCCCGAGATGTGTCCTGACGGATTCTTCGCCAGCGGGTTCTCGCTCAAG GTGGAGCCCCAGCAAGGCATTCCTGGCGACGACACAGCTCTAAACGGGATCCGGCTGCACTGCGCGCGCGGAAATGCGGAGCTCAACACGCATGTGGTGGAGTCCGAGTCTGGAAG GTGGGGCGCGTGGAGTGGGCCGCTGTGGTGTCCCGGCGGCGGCTTCCTGGTGGCTTTCTCGCTTCGCGTGGAGGCACCCATGACCCCCGGGGACAACACGGCTGCGAACAACGTGCGCTTCCGCTGCTCCGACGGCACGGTGCTggaggggcctggcctggcctggggagACTACGGAGACTGGAGTGACCCATGCCCCAAAGGCGTGTGCGGCTTGCAGACCAAGGTCGAGCGGCCTAGAGGCCTCCGCGATGACACCGCGGTTAACGACGCGCGCTTCTTCTGCTGCCAAAGTTGA
- the TM4SF5 gene encoding transmembrane 4 L6 family member 5: MCTGKCARFLGLTLIPLSLVCIVANALLLVPNGETAWTNHLSLQVWLMAGFIGGGLMVLCPGIAAVRAGGKGCCGAGCCGNRCRMLRSVFCSAFGVLGAIYCLSVSGTGLRSGPYCLVNGTWDYHFEETLGSYLLNRTQWDLCEKPPGVVYWNVTLFSLLVAASCLEIVLCGVQLVNAAIGVFCGDCRKEDAPH; the protein is encoded by the exons ATGTGTACGGGAAAGTGCGCCCGCTTCTTGGGGCTCACCCTCATCCCCCTTTCCCTGGTCTGCATCGTGGCCAACGCCCTCCTGCTGGTGCCTAACGGGGAGACTGCCTGGACCAACCACCTCAGCTTGCAAGTCTGGCTCATGGCTGGCTTCATCGGTGGGGGCCTGATG GTACTGTGTCCAGGAATCGCAGCCGTTCGGGCAGGAGGCAAGGGCTGCTGTGGGGCAGGCTGCTGTGGAAACCGCTGCAGG ATGCTGCGCTCGGTCTTCTGCTCGGCGTTCGGGGTGCTAGGTGCCATCTACTGCCTTTCGGTATCGGGAACTGGGCTCCGAAGTGGACCCTACTGCTTAGTGAACGGCACGTGGGACTACCACTTCGAAGAGACCTT AGGCTCCTACCTGCTCAACCGCACCCAGTGGGATTTGTGCGAGAAGCCGCCTGGTGTGGTCTACTGGAATGTGACGCTCTTCTCGCTGCTGGTGGCTGCCTCGTGCCTGGAGATCGTGCTGTGTGGGGTGCAGCTGGTGAACGCGGCCATTGGTGTCTTCTGTGGCGATTGCAGGAAGGAG GACGCCCCTCACTGA
- the PSMB6 gene encoding proteasome subunit beta type-6 isoform X2, whose protein sequence is MAATSVAARLPGPAPAWGPEAITPDWENREVSTGTTIMAVQFDGGVVLGADSRTTTGSYIANRVTDKLTPIHDRIFCCRSGSAADTQAVADAVTYQLGFHSIELNEPPLVHTAASLFKEMCYRYREDLMAGIIVAGWDPQEGGQVYSVPMGGMMVRQSFAIGGSGSSYIYGYVDATYREGMTKEECLQFTANALFFYPQLSLWPWSGMAPVEG, encoded by the exons ATGGCGGCCACCTCAGTTGCTGCTCGATTACCGGGGCCAGCACCGGCCTGGGGACCCGAGGCCATTACCCCCGACTGGGAAAACCGAGAAGTCTCCACAGGG ACCACTATCATGGCCGTGCAGTTTGACGGGGGCGTGGTTCTGGGGGCGGACTCCAGAACAACCACTGG GTCCTACATCGCCAATCGAGTTACTGACAAGCTGACCCCTATTCACGACCGTATTTTCTGCTGCCGCTCAGGCTCAGCAGCTGATACCCAGGCAGTAGCAGATGCTGTCACTTATCAGCTTGGTTTCCACAG CATTGAGCTGAATGAGCCTCCGCTGGTGCACACGGCAGCCAGCCTCTTTAAGGAGATGTGCTACAGATACCGGGAAGACCTGATGGCAGGAATCATCGTTGCCGGCTGGGACCCCCAAGAAGGAGGGCAG GTGTACTCAGTGCCCATGGGGGGTATGATGGTAAGGCAGTCCTTTGCCATTGGGGGCTCTGGGAGCTCCTATATCTATGGCTATGTGGATGCCACCTACCGGGAAGGCATGACCAAGGAAGAATGTCTGCAGTTCACTGCCAATG CTCTTTTCTTTTATCCACAGCTCTCGCTTTGGCCATGGAGCGGGATGGCTCCAGTGGAGGGGTGA
- the C11H17orf114 gene encoding uncharacterized protein C17orf114 homolog, whose amino-acid sequence MGLKGAWCFPWCGCRRQRGTERGAGLAPAAPPDPDPSPAIVPMVAEGGIPTPGSGAYFSRKARLSFRHQLHDMASANDSTI is encoded by the exons ATGGGTCTCAAGGGGGCATGGTGTTTCCCATGGTGTGGGTGCCGGAGACAGCGGGGGACTGAAAGAGGAGCAG GCCTAGCTCCAGCTGCCCCTCCAGATCCAGATCCCAGTCCAGCTATAGTCCCCATGGTGGCTGAGGGGGGCATACCCACCCCAGGGTCTGGTGCCTACTTCAGCAGGAAAGCCCGACTCTCCTTCCGCCACCAGTTGCATGACATGGCATCGGCCAATGACTCCACCATTTGA
- the PSMB6 gene encoding proteasome subunit beta type-6 isoform X1 produces the protein MAATSVAARLPGPAPAWGPEAITPDWENREVSTGTTIMAVQFDGGVVLGADSRTTTGSYIANRVTDKLTPIHDRIFCCRSGSAADTQAVADAVTYQLGFHSIELNEPPLVHTAASLFKEMCYRYREDLMAGIIVAGWDPQEGGQVYSVPMGGMMVRQSFAIGGSGSSYIYGYVDATYREGMTKEECLQFTANALALAMERDGSSGGVIRLAAIAESGVERQVLLGDQIPKFTIATLPPP, from the exons ATGGCGGCCACCTCAGTTGCTGCTCGATTACCGGGGCCAGCACCGGCCTGGGGACCCGAGGCCATTACCCCCGACTGGGAAAACCGAGAAGTCTCCACAGGG ACCACTATCATGGCCGTGCAGTTTGACGGGGGCGTGGTTCTGGGGGCGGACTCCAGAACAACCACTGG GTCCTACATCGCCAATCGAGTTACTGACAAGCTGACCCCTATTCACGACCGTATTTTCTGCTGCCGCTCAGGCTCAGCAGCTGATACCCAGGCAGTAGCAGATGCTGTCACTTATCAGCTTGGTTTCCACAG CATTGAGCTGAATGAGCCTCCGCTGGTGCACACGGCAGCCAGCCTCTTTAAGGAGATGTGCTACAGATACCGGGAAGACCTGATGGCAGGAATCATCGTTGCCGGCTGGGACCCCCAAGAAGGAGGGCAG GTGTACTCAGTGCCCATGGGGGGTATGATGGTAAGGCAGTCCTTTGCCATTGGGGGCTCTGGGAGCTCCTATATCTATGGCTATGTGGATGCCACCTACCGGGAAGGCATGACCAAGGAAGAATGTCTGCAGTTCACTGCCAATG CTCTCGCTTTGGCCATGGAGCGGGATGGCTCCAGTGGAGGGGTGATCCGCTTGGCAGCCATTGCAGAATCAGGGGTAGAGCGGCAGGTACTTTTGGGAGACCAGATCCCCAAATTCACCATTGCCACTTTACCACCTCCTTGA
- the GLTPD2 gene encoding glycolipid transfer protein domain-containing protein 2: MLGRMMRPFRASLNPEGDVELSQYLAGWRELVKFLTPLRSIFAFATSEAFIKVTALEARVHGPDAAHYTSLAAMVTWERRAGLLEPPGIAPRDLTKSSGSRTMLLLHRALRWSQLCLHRVATGTLGGPDAGVQCSDAYDTALAPYHPWVIRQAARLAFLAFPGRGRLLELACPGTREAEARAALARAAGTLEDVYNRTQGLLAERGLLQLA; the protein is encoded by the exons ATGCTGGGCCGCATGATGAGGCCGTTCCGCGCCAGTCTGAACCCCGAAGGGGATGTGGAATTGTCGCAGTACCTGGCAGGATGGAGGGAGCTAGTCAA GTTCCTAACTCCGCTCCGCTCCATCTTCGCCTTCGCCACAAGCGAGGCCTTCATCAAAGTGACAGCCCTGGAGGCTCGCGTGCACGGGCCAGATGCCGCACACTATACGTCGCTGGCAGCCATGGTGACCTGGGAGCGGCGGGCGGGACTTTTGGAGCCGCCCGGGATCGCCCCTCGAGACCTGACCAAGTCCTCAGGCTCGCGAACGATGCTTTTGCTGCACCGTGCGCTACggtggtcccagctctgcctccaccGGGTGGCGACCGGGACGCTCGGAGGCCCGGATGCCGGTGTGCAGTGCAGCGACGCCTACGACACAGCTTTGGCCCCGTACCACCCTTGGGTCATCCGTCAGGCCGCCCGACTCGCATTCCTCGCCTTCCCAGGTCGCGGCCGCTTGCTGGAGTTGGCCTGTCCGGGAACTAGAGAGGCGGAGGCACGGGCCGCGCTGGCCCGGGCCGCGGGCACCCTGGAAGATGTTTACAACCGCACCCAGGGCTTGTTGGCCGAACGCGGCCTGCTCCAGCTGGCCTGA